In a genomic window of Trachemys scripta elegans isolate TJP31775 chromosome 12, CAS_Tse_1.0, whole genome shotgun sequence:
- the KLHL33 gene encoding kelch-like protein 33 isoform X2 — MWPGEGPEPAEGPGEEGNTPEPRWKLRSECHARQFFEVALELRGQGQLVDMTVMAGTQWYQAHGVVLAAVSAFFCQRLVCGAAGEVDVSPLATPRGWEAVLDFAYTGAFTAMPGTAGELVAAAQALGAPRVVEICQRMGDGLEGPEGRSPDEEQWETLQGMEELFRAGVGCDLALTTEGETFRAHRVALSCGCEYFRAMFCSGMREARQGADPLPTLMAPTDLRLLLPFAYSGTVAGSWAELLGAAETALQYQASGLLALCLEALQRALSPARSLDLLAFARAYDLRSLGTAAQAYALANFDGVARCPGFPALPLAELLALLGSDELYVASEVEAFEAALRWLDADRTRRLPHAEAILARVRFSLMGTRELRRVRAADLLAPPGRLYQLLVAAVADEGPCRVRTPAGALVICGGEGLAPSLATRRPTQELWFAHRFRSGVGLVKQVEWRRLGQFPDGPRFRHAAVVLGNMLYVLGGKHYYGVRDTLATAFRYDPAQDSWQRLADMPSARSSFPAVEVAGRIYALGGSSEDAYCTDGVQYYDPPADAWRPCSPLPAPLCGHAACTLDGAIYVSGGCDGSSECRTWLLRLCPGGPSAQLAPMLEERAGHIMEALGERLYVAGGLRWHDGGYTDQLACEVYSPGPDAWVRLSPLPQAHVGGASAVLQGELYVLGGYSQETYQDTHLVHAYQPAQGRWLMLGTLPQACADLRACVLLLPPALRGDPACLMPHHGTRQPLAPPHRMGTLPPTEWGTPLSPTWDKNAPSDIPL, encoded by the exons ATGTGGCCAGGCGAGGGGCCGGAGCCGGCTGAGGGGCCAGGCGAGGAGGGCAACACACCCGAGCCACGCTGGAAGCTGCGGAGTGAGTGCCACGCCCGGCAGTTCTTCGAGGTGGCATTGGAGCTGCGCGGGCAGGGCCAGCTGGTGGACATGACGGTGATGGCTGGCACCCAGTGGTACCAGGCCCATGGTGTGGTGCTGGCTGCCGTCAGTGCCTTCTTCTGCCAGCGACTGGTGTGCGGGGCCGCCGGGGAAGTGGACGTGAGCCCACTGGCCACGCCGCGCGGCTGGGAGGCTGTTCTGGATTTCGCCTATACCGGGGCCTTCACTGCCATGCCGGGCACGGCCGGGGAGCTGGTGGCTGCAGCTCAGGCCCTGGGTGCGCCACGGGTGGTGGAGATCTGCCAAAGGATGGGGGACGGGCTGGAGGGGCCAGAGGGCAGGAGCCCAGATGAGGAGCAGTGGGAGACGCTGCAGGGCATGGAGGAGCTGTTCCGAGCCGGGGTGGGCTGTgacctggcactgaccactgaaGGAGAGACCTTCCGAG ctcacCGGGTCGCGCTGAGCTGCGGCTGCGAGTACTTCCGGGCCATGTTCTGCAGCGGGATGCGGGAGGCCCGCCAGGGGGCCGACCCCCTGCCCACGCTCATGGCCCCGACCGACCTGCGCCTGCTGCTGCCCTTCGCCTACTCGGGGACAGTGGCAGGTAGCTGGGCTGAGCTGCTGGGCGCGGCTGAGACCGCCCTGCAGTACCAGGCCTCGGGGCTGCTGGCGCTCTGCCTGGAGGCCCTGCAacgggcgctgagcccggcccgCAGCCTGGACCTGCTGGCCTTCGCCCGTGCCTATGACCTGCGCTCATTGGGCACTGCCGCCCAGGCCTATGCCCTGGCCAACTTCGACGGGGTGGCCCGGTGCCCTGGCTTCCCGGCCCTGCCGCTGGCCGagctgctggccctgctgggCTCAGACGAGCTCTATGTGGCCAGCGAGGTGGAGGCCTTCGAAGCTGCCCTGCGCTGGCTGGACGCCGACCGCACCCGCCGCCTGCCCCATGCCGAGGCCATCCTGGCCCGAGTCCGCTTCTCCTTGATGGGCACACGGGAGCTGCGCCGGGTGCGAGCCGCGGACCTGCTGGCACCGCCGGGCCGGCTCTACCAGCTGCTGGTGGCGGCGGTGGCGGACGAGGGGCCCTGCCGCGTGCGCACCCCGGCCGGGGCCCTGGTGATCTGTGGGGGCGAGGGGCTGGCGCCCAGCCTAGCTACCCGCCGCCCCACCCAGGAGCTGTGGTTTGCCCACCGGTTCCGCAGCGGTGTGGGGCTGGTCAAGCAGGTGGAGTGGAGGCGGCTAGGCCAGTTCCCGGACGGGCCACGGTTCCGCCACGCTGCCGTGGTGCTGGGCAACATGCTCTATGTGCTGGGCGGGAAGCACTACTACGGGGTGCGGGACACGCTGGCCACGGCCTTCCG GTACGACCCCGCACAGGACTCCTGGCAGCGCCTGGCCGACATGCCCAGCGCCCGCAGCTCCTTCCCGGCCGTGGAGGTGGCCGGGCGGATTTACGCCCTGGGGGGTAGCTCTGAGGACGCCTACTGCACGGATGGGGTGCAGTACTATGACCCTCCTGCCGAcgcctggag GCCATgctcccccctgcctgccccgctCTGCGGCCATGCTGCCTGCACCTTGGACGGCGCCATCTACGTTTCAGGGGGCTGCGACGGCTCAAGCGAGTGCCGGACCTGGCTGCTGCGGCTGTGCCCGGGGGGCCCCTCGGCCCAGCTGGCCCCCATGCTGGAGGAACGGGCTGGCCACATcatggaggcactgggggagcgACTCTACGTGGCCGGGGGCCTGCGCTGGCACGACGGGGGCTACACCGACCAGCTGGCCTGCGAGGTCTACAGCCCCGGCCCGGATGCCTGGGTTCGTCTGAGCCCGCTGCCCCAGGCCCACGTGGGGGGTGCCTCGGCCGTCCTGCAGGGGGAGCTATATGTGCTGGGCGGTTACAGCCAGGAGACCTACCAGGACACCCACCTGGTGCACGCCTACCAGCCGGCGCAGGGGCGCTGGCTGATGCTGGgcaccctgccccaggcctgtgcTGACTTGCGGGCCTGCGTCCTACTGCTGCCGCCCGCCCTGCGGGGGGACCCGGCTTGCCTGATGCCCCACCATGGGACCAGGCAGCCCCTGGCACCTCCACACAGGATGGGGACCCTGCCCCCCACCGAATGGGGGACCCCTCTGAGTCCCACATGGGACAAGAACGCCCCCTCTGATATCCCCCTTTGA
- the KLHL33 gene encoding kelch-like protein 33 isoform X1: protein MWPGEGPEPAEGPGEEGNTPEPRWKLRSECHARQFFEVALELRGQGQLVDMTVMAGTQWYQAHGVVLAAVSAFFCQRLVCGAAGEVDVSPLATPRGWEAVLDFAYTGAFTAMPGTAGELVAAAQALGAPRVVEICQRMGDGLEGPEGRSPDEEQWETLQGMEELFRAGVGCDLALTTEGETFRAHRVALSCGCEYFRAMFCSGMREARQGADPLPTLMAPTDLRLLLPFAYSGTVAGSWAELLGAAETALQYQASGLLALCLEALQRALSPARSLDLLAFARAYDLRSLGTAAQAYALANFDGVARCPGFPALPLAELLALLGSDELYVASEVEAFEAALRWLDADRTRRLPHAEAILARVRFSLMGTRELRRVRAADLLAPPGRLYQLLVAAVADEGPCRVRTPAGALVICGGEGLAPSLATRRPTQELWFAHRFRSGVGLVKQVEWRRLGQFPDGPRFRHAAVVLGNMLYVLGGKHYYGVRDTLATAFRPCSPLPAPLCGHAACTLDGAIYVSGGCDGSSECRTWLLRLCPGGPSAQLAPMLEERAGHIMEALGERLYVAGGLRWHDGGYTDQLACEVYSPGPDAWVRLSPLPQAHVGGASAVLQGELYVLGGYSQETYQDTHLVHAYQPAQGRWLMLGTLPQACADLRACVLLLPPALRGDPACLMPHHGTRQPLAPPHRMGTLPPTEWGTPLSPTWDKNAPSDIPL from the exons ATGTGGCCAGGCGAGGGGCCGGAGCCGGCTGAGGGGCCAGGCGAGGAGGGCAACACACCCGAGCCACGCTGGAAGCTGCGGAGTGAGTGCCACGCCCGGCAGTTCTTCGAGGTGGCATTGGAGCTGCGCGGGCAGGGCCAGCTGGTGGACATGACGGTGATGGCTGGCACCCAGTGGTACCAGGCCCATGGTGTGGTGCTGGCTGCCGTCAGTGCCTTCTTCTGCCAGCGACTGGTGTGCGGGGCCGCCGGGGAAGTGGACGTGAGCCCACTGGCCACGCCGCGCGGCTGGGAGGCTGTTCTGGATTTCGCCTATACCGGGGCCTTCACTGCCATGCCGGGCACGGCCGGGGAGCTGGTGGCTGCAGCTCAGGCCCTGGGTGCGCCACGGGTGGTGGAGATCTGCCAAAGGATGGGGGACGGGCTGGAGGGGCCAGAGGGCAGGAGCCCAGATGAGGAGCAGTGGGAGACGCTGCAGGGCATGGAGGAGCTGTTCCGAGCCGGGGTGGGCTGTgacctggcactgaccactgaaGGAGAGACCTTCCGAG ctcacCGGGTCGCGCTGAGCTGCGGCTGCGAGTACTTCCGGGCCATGTTCTGCAGCGGGATGCGGGAGGCCCGCCAGGGGGCCGACCCCCTGCCCACGCTCATGGCCCCGACCGACCTGCGCCTGCTGCTGCCCTTCGCCTACTCGGGGACAGTGGCAGGTAGCTGGGCTGAGCTGCTGGGCGCGGCTGAGACCGCCCTGCAGTACCAGGCCTCGGGGCTGCTGGCGCTCTGCCTGGAGGCCCTGCAacgggcgctgagcccggcccgCAGCCTGGACCTGCTGGCCTTCGCCCGTGCCTATGACCTGCGCTCATTGGGCACTGCCGCCCAGGCCTATGCCCTGGCCAACTTCGACGGGGTGGCCCGGTGCCCTGGCTTCCCGGCCCTGCCGCTGGCCGagctgctggccctgctgggCTCAGACGAGCTCTATGTGGCCAGCGAGGTGGAGGCCTTCGAAGCTGCCCTGCGCTGGCTGGACGCCGACCGCACCCGCCGCCTGCCCCATGCCGAGGCCATCCTGGCCCGAGTCCGCTTCTCCTTGATGGGCACACGGGAGCTGCGCCGGGTGCGAGCCGCGGACCTGCTGGCACCGCCGGGCCGGCTCTACCAGCTGCTGGTGGCGGCGGTGGCGGACGAGGGGCCCTGCCGCGTGCGCACCCCGGCCGGGGCCCTGGTGATCTGTGGGGGCGAGGGGCTGGCGCCCAGCCTAGCTACCCGCCGCCCCACCCAGGAGCTGTGGTTTGCCCACCGGTTCCGCAGCGGTGTGGGGCTGGTCAAGCAGGTGGAGTGGAGGCGGCTAGGCCAGTTCCCGGACGGGCCACGGTTCCGCCACGCTGCCGTGGTGCTGGGCAACATGCTCTATGTGCTGGGCGGGAAGCACTACTACGGGGTGCGGGACACGCTGGCCACGGCCTTCCG GCCATgctcccccctgcctgccccgctCTGCGGCCATGCTGCCTGCACCTTGGACGGCGCCATCTACGTTTCAGGGGGCTGCGACGGCTCAAGCGAGTGCCGGACCTGGCTGCTGCGGCTGTGCCCGGGGGGCCCCTCGGCCCAGCTGGCCCCCATGCTGGAGGAACGGGCTGGCCACATcatggaggcactgggggagcgACTCTACGTGGCCGGGGGCCTGCGCTGGCACGACGGGGGCTACACCGACCAGCTGGCCTGCGAGGTCTACAGCCCCGGCCCGGATGCCTGGGTTCGTCTGAGCCCGCTGCCCCAGGCCCACGTGGGGGGTGCCTCGGCCGTCCTGCAGGGGGAGCTATATGTGCTGGGCGGTTACAGCCAGGAGACCTACCAGGACACCCACCTGGTGCACGCCTACCAGCCGGCGCAGGGGCGCTGGCTGATGCTGGgcaccctgccccaggcctgtgcTGACTTGCGGGCCTGCGTCCTACTGCTGCCGCCCGCCCTGCGGGGGGACCCGGCTTGCCTGATGCCCCACCATGGGACCAGGCAGCCCCTGGCACCTCCACACAGGATGGGGACCCTGCCCCCCACCGAATGGGGGACCCCTCTGAGTCCCACATGGGACAAGAACGCCCCCTCTGATATCCCCCTTTGA